In one Nicotiana tomentosiformis chromosome 6, ASM39032v3, whole genome shotgun sequence genomic region, the following are encoded:
- the LOC104116438 gene encoding receptor-like kinase TMK3, giving the protein MNMDFDSRGVVVYLCTFAVILVNVVFCVTNPNDFKILNDFRNGLENPELLKWPSKGNDPCGPPAWPHVFCSSDRVTQIQVQSLGLKGPLPQNLNELDKLQNLGLQKNGFNGKLPTFSGLSELKYGYLDWNQFDTIPADFFNGLSSVQVLALDNNPFNKTGWSIPTELQDSAQLTDFSCTSCNIVGPLPDFFGKLPSLTTLKLAYNSLTGEIPESFRDSMIQILWLNNPVNGGGMTGPIDIIGTMDELTSLWLQGNSFNGSIPDTIGDLASLKHLNLNGNKLVGLIPEGLANLDLEDLDLNNNMLMGPIPKFKAANATYSSNSFCQSTPGVPCAPQVNALLDLLGGWNYPSQLASKWTGNDPCAGSWFGISCNPKGHVTIVNLQKKNLTGTLSPSLANLDSLLEVHLEGNSLHGPIPTNLTQLRFLRLLDLSGNNFDPPLPKFRDGVKVITDGNAHLVANVTVGAPPPSIGPFPPLSHSPKPSKGLPLKNPSPSDNRPTLSDTPPSPEIRSGSGSDSNNKKTVIIVIVSAASAALILLAVVLAFKSRKKPKKAAGTTVIHPKDPFNKDDIVKITVLEDPMMYTAQSGTTTTSSGGTEGTQLIDGNLSISTQVLRKVTSNFAPENELGRGGFGVVYKGELEHGTHIAVKRMESAIINSKALDEFQAEIAVLSKVRHRHLVSLLGYSIEGNERLLVYEYMSKGALSRHLFRWKSLNLEPLSWAKRLNIALDVARGMEYLHNLAHQSFIHRDLKSSNILLDDGFRAKVSDFGLVKLAPDKERSVATRLAGTFGYLAPEYAVTGKVTTKIDVFSFGVVLMELVTGLAALDEQRSEETRYLVEWFWQIKSNKGNLIASVDPALDAKEDIHESICTMAELAGHCTARDPNHRPDMSHVVNVLGQLVETWKPFEESDEYEGIDYSLPLPEMLKDWQHEDTGDFTGTSQDSRGSIPAKPTGFADSFTSNDAR; this is encoded by the exons ATGAATATGGATTTTGATTCCAGAGGAGTTGTTGTATACTTATGTACATTTGCTGTAATTCTTGTAAATGTGGTTTTTTGTGTTACAAATCCGAATGATTTCAAGATTCTGAATGATTTCAGAAATGGATTAGAGAATCCTGAGCTCTTGAAATGGCCATCTAAGGGGAATGATCCATGTGGCCCTCCTGCATGGCCCCACGTGTTCTGTTCTAGTGACAGAGTGACTCAAATTCAGGTTCAGAGTTTAGGTTTAAAGGGTCCTTTACCTCAGAACTTGAATGAATTAGATAAGCTTCAAAATCTTGGCCTTCAGAAGAATGGTTTTAATGGTAAATTACCTACTTTTAGTGGATTATCTGAGTTGAAATATGGTTATTTGGATTGGAATCAATTTGATACAATCCCTGCAGATTTCTTTAATGGTCTTAGCAGTGTTCAAGTTTTGGCTTTGGATAATAATCCCTTTAATAAAACTGGATGGTCTATTCCAACTGAGTTGCAAGATTCAGCTCAGCTCACAGATTTTTCTTGCACGTCTTGCAATATAGTTGGACCATTGCCTGATTTTTTCGGAAAATTGCCTTCTCTTACTACTTTAAAGTTGGCATATAATAGCTTAACAGGTGAGATACCGGAGAGTTTTCGTGATTCAATGATTCAGATTTTGTGGTTGAATAATCCAGTTAATGGTGGTGGAATGACTGGTCCAATTGACATAATTGGTACTATGGACGAGCTTACGTCGTTATGGCTTCAGGGCAACAGTTTTAATGGATCTATTCCTGATACGATTGGTGATTTGGCTTCTTTGAAGCATCTTAATCTTAATGGAAATAAGCTCGTTGGTTTGATTCCGGAAGGATTGGCGAATCTAGACTTGGAAGACTTAGACTTGAACAATAATATGCTCATGGGTCCTATCCCAAAGTTTAAAGCTGCTAATGCTACATATTCCTCAAATTCTTTTTGTCAATCAACTCCTGGTGTTCCTTGTGCTCCTCAAGTTAATGCACTTTTAGATCTTCTTGGTGGTTGGAATTATCCGTCCCAGCTTGCTTCTAAATGGACTGGTAATGATCCATGTGCAGGTTCGTGGTTTGGAATCAGTTGCAATCCTAAAGGTCATGTTACGATTGTTAATCTACAGAAAAAGAACCTTACCGGTACGCTTAGTCCTTCACTTGCAAACTTGGATTCACTGCTTGAAGTTCACTTGGAAGGAAATAGTCTGCACGGTCCAATTCCAACAAACTTGACGCAGCTCCGATTTTTGAGATTGTTGGATTTAAGTGGGAATAATTTTGACCCTCCATTGCCTAAATTCAGGGATGGTGTGAAAGTCATTACAGATGGAAATGCTCATCTTGTTGCTAATGTAACTGTGGGCGCTCCTCCTCCGAGTATTGGCCCATTTCCTCCATTGAGCCATAGTCCTAAACCAAGTAAGGGGTTACCACTGAAAAACCCCTCGCCTAGTGATAATCGGCCAACATTATCAGATACACCACCTTCCCCAGAGATAAGGTCGGGATCAGGCTCAGACTCGAACAATAAGAAAACCGTTATCATTGTAATTGTGAGTGCAGCTTCTGCGGCCTTAATTCTTCTTGCGGTTGTTTTAGCTTTCAAGAGTAGAAAAAAACCAAAGAAGGCCGCTGGTACTACTGTCATCCACCCAAAAGACCCATTCAACAAAGATGACATTGTTAAGATCACGGTCTTAGAAGATCCTATGATGTACACTGCACAGAGTGGTACTACAACTACAAGTAGTGGTGGAACAGAAGGTACTCAATTGATCGATGGAAACCTTTCCATTTCAACCCAGGTCCTCCGAAAGGTAACCAGTAATTTTGCACCAGAAAATGAGCTTGGTCGTGGCGGCTTTGGAGTTGTTTACAAAGGTGAACTTGAACATGGAACTCATATTGCAGTGAAGAGAATGGAATCTGCGATTATCAATAGCAAGGCGTTGGATGAATTTCAGGCGGAAATAGCTGTGCTTTCTAAGGTTAGGCACCGCCATTTAGTTTCACTTTTGGGATACTCTATTGAAGGAAATGAGAGGCTTTTGGTATATGAATATATGTCAAAGGGCGCTCTGAGTAGACATCTTTTCCGCTGGAAGAGCCTGAACTTAGAGCCTTTATCATGGGCTAAGAGACTCAATATTGCTCTAGATGTTGCTCGAGGGATGGAGTACCTTCATAATCTGGCACACCAGAGCTTCATACATCGTgacctcaaatcatcaaacatTCTTCTAGATGATGGTTTTAGAGCAAAAGTTTCTGATTTTGGATTAGTGAAACTTGCCCCTGACAAAGAAAGGTCTGTCGCTACAAGGCTTGCTGGAACATTTGGATACCTTGCTCCTGAATATGCTG TAACCGGAAAAGTCACAACTAAAATAGATGTATTCAGCTTTGGGGTGGTGTTGATGGAACTTGTGACTGGACTAGCCGCCCTTGATGAGCAACGTTCTGAGGAAACTCGATATCTAGTTGAGTGGTTTTGGCAGATAAAATCGAATAAAGGAAATCTCATTGCTTCCGTTGACCCAGCTCTTGATGCGAAGGAAGATATCCATGAGAGCATTTGCACTATGGCTGAATTAGCCGGACATTGCACCGCCAGAGATCCTAATCATAGGCCTGACATGTCACACGTAGTGAATGTGCTTGGCCAACTTGTTGAGACTTGGAAACCTTTTGAAGAATCGGATGAATATGAAGGAATTGACTACTCTCTACCTCTGCCAGAAATGTTGAAGGACTGGCAGCATGAAGACACTGGAGATTTCACCGGTACTAGTCAGGATAGTCGAGGAAGCATTCCTGCCAAACCAACTGGATTTGCGGATTCATTTACCTCAAACGATGCTCGATAA